The following is a genomic window from Micrococcus cohnii.
CGGTGCTGGCGGCCACGGCGATCCTCGCTACGCACAACCTCGGACGGATCGGCGCCGAGTCGCTCGCGGCCCTGTTCTACGTGGCCAACTGGCACACCATCTACTCGGGCAAGAGCTACTTCGAGCAGCAGGAAGGCGTCGGCCCGCTGGACCACCTGTGGTCGTTGGCCGTCGAGGAGCAGTTCTACATCGTGTGGCCGCTGCTGCTGCTCGGCCTGCTCACGCTGTGCCGAGGGAGGTTCAAGAAGGCGGCTGTCGTCACGTTCGTGCTCGGCGCCGGTTCGATGCTGCTGCTCTCCGCGCTCGCGGATCCGGGGGCCGATCCGACCCGCGCCTACGAGGGCACCGACACCCGCGCCGGGGGTCTGCTGTGGGGCGCCGTCCTGGCGATGCTGTGGCGCCCGGCGAGGATCGCCACGGTCACCGGCGGCCGGGTCCGCGCGCTGCTCGACGGGGTGGGCGTCGTCGGGCTGGCCGGGATCTTCTGGCTGGTGGCGACGACGGACCAGCAGAGTCACAGCCTGTACACGTGGGGCATCGCCGCGCTGACCGTCACTACGTGCCTGGCGCTGATGCCGCTCATGCACCCGCAGTCCGTGTTCGGCCGGGTGCTGGGCGTCGGACCGATGCGGTGGATCGGCGAGCGCAGCTACGGCATCTACCTGTGGCACATGCCGGTCGTCGCGTTCCTGCCCGACCGTGTGCTCTACGGCCAGGACGTCGCCCGCGGTGCGCTGATCGTCGGGCTGACGCTCGTGCTCGCCGAGATCTCGTGGCGGTTCGTCGAGGACCCGATCCGTCGGCACGGGTTCCTCGCGCTCGTGACGGGCCGGGCCCGCCGGGAGCAGCAGACCACGCCGACCACGCAGGCCGAGGTTACGCCCGCGGCGCGCCGGGCTCCGGGCCTGGTCGCGATCGCGGCCGGCGGGCTCGGCGTCATGGCGCTCTCGGCCGCCTCGCTCGTCGGCCTGAGCGCGCTGCCGCAGAAATCCGTCGTGGACATCGCCCAGGAGGCGAACCGCGGCAAGGACCAGAAGGCATCCGCGGACTCGAACGCGCAGGACCGATCCGCGGTGAGGCCGACGGCGGCGGCGACGCAGTGCACGGACGTCGTGCACGTGGGCGACTCCAGTTCTCTGGGCGCGAGCAACGACGAGAAGCGCACCGAGATCTCCGACCCGAGCAAGCGGATCACCGCGCAGTACGAGGCGGTGGGCGTCGAGAACGTGACCGAGGACGTGCTCGGCGGCCGCTCGATGCTCGAGCACATGGACCGTGGCGGCAAGGACACCAACGCACCGGAGGCCCTGGAAGAGAACGCGTCGAAGCTCGGCGCGGACGGCTGCTGGGTGGTGAACGTCGGCCTCAACGACGCGGCGAACATGGCCAAGGCCGGGGATTTCTCCGGGGCGCAGAAGCGCATCGACTCGGTGATGGCCGAGGCCGACGGCAAGCCCGTCCTGTGGGTGACCGCGCTGACCATGCCGTGGGTCAACAACGAGCACTACGCCAACGAGAACGTGCAGAAGTTCAACGAGGCGCTCGTGCAGGCGGCCGAGAAGCACGACAACCTGTGGATCTACGACTGGTCGGCCGAGGCCTCCGAGCACCCCGAGTGGTTCCTCGAGGACGACGCGAACCACAACAACGAGGAGGGTTCGATCGCCAAGGCTGACCGCATGGCGAAGGCCCTCGTGGCGGCGTTCCCGGAGGGTGAGGAGCCCTCGAAGGAGCGGGTGGTCCTGACGGAGTGAGGCGGGGCCGGCCCACTGCATCCGCCCGCCCGCGTGCGGTGCTCTGAAACGACCGACCGTTTGCAACATTGCCGCAGCGAATCGCGTCGGCGATGTTGCAAACGGTCGGTATTTCTTAGAGAGGCGATGCGCGGAGCTGCCCACACGGGTGCCATCCCTCACCCTCGCACCCCTCACCACCACACCCAGCACCCCTCACCGCCGCGGCACCCCGAACGCCGTGAGGATCCGCGCCAGACGCTGCGGATCCCGCAGGTCCGCCCACGTCCAGTGCGCGATGCCGCTCGTCACTCGCTGCAGCGCCACCTCGCGCTCTTTCTCCCGGCGGATGCTTCGGCGCCGGGCGGCGTCGTCGCCCCCGTGCAGGGCGAGGTCGTACTTGCCGATCCCGTCGAACTCGCCCACAAGCCGTTCTCGTTCCCACCAGAAGTCGACGCGTGCGACCTGCCACCCCCGCTCGTCCCGTACCGCATGCTGCAGGGCCGTCGGCGGGGCGAACCCGAGCTCCTCGATCAGCACGCGCGAGAGCGACTCGCCCGCCGACTCCGACCGGGGATCCGCGAACACCGCCGCCCGACGTAGCCGTGCGCGGGCAGCGGCGGCGGGCACATGAGCGGGCGCCTCGCTCACCCACCGCTGCAGGGGTACCGGATGGCGCGCCGCGATCGCGTCCAGGGGCGGCACGGCCTGTCGAAACGGGTGGTGGGCACCGAGCACGAGGGCCAGGCTGGGCATCGCGTCCACGAGGACCGGCCCCGGGACACCCCGGTCGACAGCACCACCCCGACCGGTTCGGCAGTCGAGTTTGTGTTCGACGTCGACGCCGTCCCGCCGGTCAGCGTGGGCAGCCCCACCTGGCCTGCTGATCGGGCACAGACGGGACTTCCACGGCGTGGTCGAGGCCGGCGCAGACCGCCTGGGCCGTGAGCGGCTGCCGTCCGCGGTGCCCACGGGTCGTCGCGCGCCACTGGAGCGTCGGCGGCAGCACGGCGACGGGCAGCCCGCGCAGGTGCGCACCCGTCAGCCCGGTGAAGACCACGGGACTGGGCCGCGCGAGCGAGAATGCCGCCGCGGCGATGCTGTGTCGGTCCCACGCGGGCACTGAGCACCACAGCTGCGCCGACACGTAGGTCCGCCGGGCGAGCCGCACGAGCCGACCGGACCGCCACGCTCGTTCGAGCAGACGACCGGTGCGGTGGTCCGTCGGGTCCGCCGCACGCAGCAGTGGCCCGCGTCCCGGCACGAGCCGATGAGCGATCTCGGCGGTCGCGACGTCGTGCGTCGTGAGCCCGGCGACTGGCGAGGGCGATGGCCGCGGGGCAGGCGTGGATGATGTGGCCGGAGGCGGTGTCAGGACGGTGGGATCGGCGGCGGTGACGGCGCGGTCAGACGATGCGGGCATGTCCTCAGCATCGGCCGTGGCAGGTACCGTCGCCGTCGAGTGGCGTCGGTCTGGGGACGGACGGCGTGGAGCGGTCTGCTGTGGGGGAGTGGACAAGAAATGCCGCACGTTTGCAACATCGCCGCAGCGGAGCACGTCGGCAATGTTGCAAACGTGCGGCATTTTCCAGGCGAGGCGTCGTCGGGCCCGCGTCGCTCCCTCGGGCCCGCCACCGCCGCCCGCACATTGCCCGATCGGCACGGGGGTGCGGAATACTGGCCCGCATGGCCGATGCTTCCACGCCGCAGACCCCGTCCGCCCGAGCCGAGCAGCCGGGCGGCGCCCCGGACGACGCCGCCACGCCGGACGCCCGCGCCTCAGGCGCCCGCTCGCGCGACGAGCACCACAGCGACGAGCGCAACCGGGACGCTCACCACGACGAGAGCCCGCCGCCGAGCCGCCTGCGCCGCCTGCGGCAGAAGCTCGCGGTCACGTCCTCGCCCGTCGGCGGCGAGCCCACCGCCCCCGAGCACCTGGCCACGCGCCTGCAGAACCGGTGGAACCGGTTCCACCAGCAGCAGGCGTTTAAGCGCGGCAACGTGCCCACCGTCATCGCGTTCACCGGCTACGGCACCACGTCGTGGGTGCGCGTGCTCTCGCGCGTCGTGCTCGCCCCGGACGAGGACTTCCTGAACGGCCACCGCATGAACAAGGTCGTCCTCGACGGCGTGCGCGGGTGGCGCAACTTCATCTCTGCGCCCCTGGCGCACACCGACGTGCAGGTCATCGCCGGCGGCCGCACGACCACGGTGCGCACC
Proteins encoded in this region:
- a CDS encoding acyltransferase family protein → MPRPVTTSAAYYPGLDGLRAVAVGLVVAYHIGVPFAGGGLLGVGVFFTISGFLITSLLLSRWEKHGNLDLKNFWIRRFRRLLPAVVLLLAAVLAATAILATHNLGRIGAESLAALFYVANWHTIYSGKSYFEQQEGVGPLDHLWSLAVEEQFYIVWPLLLLGLLTLCRGRFKKAAVVTFVLGAGSMLLLSALADPGADPTRAYEGTDTRAGGLLWGAVLAMLWRPARIATVTGGRVRALLDGVGVVGLAGIFWLVATTDQQSHSLYTWGIAALTVTTCLALMPLMHPQSVFGRVLGVGPMRWIGERSYGIYLWHMPVVAFLPDRVLYGQDVARGALIVGLTLVLAEISWRFVEDPIRRHGFLALVTGRARREQQTTPTTQAEVTPAARRAPGLVAIAAGGLGVMALSAASLVGLSALPQKSVVDIAQEANRGKDQKASADSNAQDRSAVRPTAAATQCTDVVHVGDSSSLGASNDEKRTEISDPSKRITAQYEAVGVENVTEDVLGGRSMLEHMDRGGKDTNAPEALEENASKLGADGCWVVNVGLNDAANMAKAGDFSGAQKRIDSVMAEADGKPVLWVTALTMPWVNNEHYANENVQKFNEALVQAAEKHDNLWIYDWSAEASEHPEWFLEDDANHNNEEGSIAKADRMAKALVAAFPEGEEPSKERVVLTE